TGGCAACTCTTATGAACGTAGTGGATTTGATACTGGTTGCCATACTCGCCTGTGTCACGCTTCACTTTTACTTTCGGAAAAAGAAGAAAGCACTTTCTTCCGGAAAGGAGAAAGAGAAGCCGATAAGGGAGGCGGTGCGCAAGGAAGGGCAGGAGAGAGCCTGTCCGGTCATCTGCGTGGTATTTCAGCCTGAGCTGGAAGAAGAGGAATTGGCTGCCGAGATAGCCGATATGTACCTGCATGGAAGAGCCTACTACTACTCAGGCAAACCACTGCCGGAACAGCCGAAAGAAGAGCCCATATCCATCAAGTATAAGGATGTGCAATGGGAGAGACTGAAAACGATTCATGTTTAATTAAAAAATAGGAACAAAATGAAAGCAATCGAAAATGTAAGAGAAAAAGCGAACCAAGTCATTAACCGCTATGGAAAGGTTATCTTCACCTTTCTCATATTCTTCACGCTGTTGGGAACGGCACAAGTGGCGGAGGCACAAAGCGGCCTGAAGATTAACAGCCTATCCGAAGTGACAGACAAAGCCAAAGAGGGTGCGGACACCATTCTGGACGTAGCCAAATACATTTTGGCGGCGGTACTCGGCATCGCTCTGGTCTTTGTCATCTATTCGCTTGCCACGAACAATCCCCATGCCAAGGAATACCTGCTCGGCTGGATCATCGCCGTGGTAGTCATCATGGTAGCCTTCCTGATTATCTAAAAACGAAGAGCCATGAGAACCATGCGTAAAATCAACAAGCCGATCAAGTTCTTCGGTCTGTCATCGGGACAGTTCGCCATCTTCATGCTGCTGACGGCCATCATCATCATCGTGAGCATATTCAAGCAGCTGCACCCGATACTCATCATCGGAATCATTTCCGCCATTCTGTTTCTATCCGGTCTGCTGTTCCAAACCTTGAAAAAGGAACACAAGGCCGGTAACCCGGACTACCTGACCGGCCTCCGGATCAAGAACGCCACCCCCCGGCAGATAACGGACAAACGGCAGATTTTCAAATTCATCCTAAAACAGCAACCATGATAGGAATCATCATACTCATATCCCTGCTAATCTGTGCGCTGTGCCTGCTGATTGCTCTGCTGTATATCCGGCAGACAGAGATAGAGGTGAAGGACAAATCCGTGGATCTGGAAAGTGTCTTGCCTATCCAGACCATCACGGAGAACGCCGTCATCAACGGGAACGGTGACATCACCGTCGGCTACCGGCTGCTTCTGCCCGAAGTGTTCACCTTGTCGGAAAGCGAGGCGCAATACATCCATGAGCGGTTGGAGGCTCTTTTGAAGCTGCTTCCGGCAGGCACGGTCATCCATCAGCAGAATTTCTACTATACGGGGCGATACCATCATGCAGAATACTCTTCCAATGCCCTGATAGCGGAGAACAACCGTCATTTCAACGGCAAGGAGATACTGAACAGTTACACCAACCTGTATGTGACGTTCACGAACGGCAGCCGAAACGGTAAGATACGCAAAAGCGCATCGGGCACCTCGCTGATGCGAAAGCTGCACTACCCGTTCAAGCAACCTTATAAGGAATATCAGCAACGGCTGACAGAAATGGAAGCCTTTCTGATGAACTTTGAGAACGGTTTGTCGTCCATCCAGCAGTTTGAGATACGCAAGATGGATGATACGGAACTGAACAACGCCATCTACGACTACGTCAACCTCTCTTACGAGACACCGGAAAACGATGCCACGCAGAAGAGCGTCAACCCTATGGCTGTCAGTGAAAGCGGAAGCATGAAAATAGGGCAGCAGCACGTTTCCATCCTTTCGCTGACCAACGAAGGCGAGCATCTTCAGGAACTGGCCGTGCCGCACACCGGCAAGTCGAAGGCATACGGGGGAAACATAGAGATACCGGACAGCATACGGAGCAAATGCTCGATGCTGTACCCCGTAGGACTTGGCCTGCCGTTCAACCACATCGTAAACATCGTGATAGAGATAACCGATCCAGATGCCACCGTAACGGCCATCGGTGCGGAGAAAGACGCGCTGAACTACATCACCAACTTCTACCCTCCGGCGGCAGAGAAGCAACGCGAGCAGGCAGCCTTCTGCGATGAGATTACCCAGTTCGACTACCAGACCGCCTATACCGCCTTCAATGTCGTGCTGAACGATACAGACCGCACCTCGCTCATGCGGAAAACCGCACTGGTACAGCAAGGCTTCAGCTTTATGAACCAAAGTTCGTGCTATGTGGAGAACGCCGAGCTGTGCAACCTGTTCTTCTGCAACATACCCGGCAATGCCAGGGCCAATTACCGGGGCTTCGTCAACACGACCAAGCAGGCCATCTGCTATCTGCAAAAAGAGGGGATGTACCTTTCGGACGAGAAAGGGCATATCTACCATGACCGTTTCGGTACTCCCGCCAAGATAAACCTCTGGGATTATCCGGCGCTGAACAACAAGAACCGCATCGTTATCGGCCCGTCCGGTTCCGGTAAATCTTTCTGGCTGAACAATTACATCCTGCAAAGCTATGAGCTGGGCCGGGATGTGATGATCATTGACATCGGCGGCTCTTACCGCTCGATGATAGCCTTGAACCGGGGCAAATACTTCGACTCTACCGAGCAGAAGAAATTTGCGTTCAACCCCTTCTTGTGTGACCGTGACAAGAACGGCAAATACCTGTACATCGACACCACGGATGCCGAGTCTGCCGATGACCAGATAAAGACCATCGTCGCCATTATCAGCTACATTTGGAAGGTACGTGAACCCATGCTGCCTGCCGAAAACGCCATTCTCAGGAAATCCGTCATCGGATTTTACGACTATGTGAACAATTCTTCAATAGGAGAGAAGCATGAGCGTATCTTCCCGACGCTGATAACTTACCGGGCTTATCTGAAGGAAGTGTTCAGCAAACGGATGACCGAGTTTGAGAAACAGAAATTCGAGATAGAGGAGCTGTTGCTTTTACTGGAACCCTATACGGACGGAGAGCTGTCATTCCTGCTGAACGCTACCGAGAACGTGGATATCGTGCATGACCGGCTGATAGCCTTCGATATGGAAGATGCCTCTAAGAAAGAGTACTTTCCACTCGTTGCCATCATCACCCTGCAAATGATCGTGGATAAAATCAAGAAACGCCAGGGGTTTGCCAAAGAGCTAATCATCGACGAAGCACTCGACTTCCTGCAAGACGAGAAATTCGGAGACTTCATCGCCTACCTGTACCGAACCTTCCGTAAAAAGGAGGGAAGCATCACGCTGGCCGCACAGAACATCCTGTTTTTGAAAAACATGCCGTCCAGTATCAAGGACTCCATCATCATCAACTGCGCGACCAAGATTATCCTCGACCATTCAGAACACCGGCAGAACCTGCCGGAAGTGAAAGCCGTGCTTTCCATCACGGACGAAGAGGCCTATATGATCGAGTCGTTGCAGCGCACGGAACGCTGGAGAGAGTTTTTCATCAAGATGTCGAACGATGCCTTCATCTTCCGCAACGAGGTGTCCGACTTCGCCGCCGTAGCCTTCGATTCGCGCCAGGCGACAGTAGTACGACTGAAGCAGTTGTTCAACGAAAGCGGCTCGACCTATACGGCCATCAACCGCTATCTGGAGGAAAGGAGGAAAAAGTATGGATGACGCCACCCAAGGGCTGACCGCCCTTCTAGGCTGGTCAACCGACTTCAACGGCAGCGCATACAATCTTGCCGGAAGCATTGCCGCCGCACTTTTGGGCGTTGCGCTCATTTTCGTGGTATGGGCACTCGCCACGAAAAAGGAAAATGCCAAGAGCTATCTGACAGCCTGGCTGGTATGTGTCATATTCACCCTATTATTCATCACCAACAAATAACCGTCATGAAAAGAATCATTCTCATACTCGGACTTGCCGCCTCGATAGGGCTGATGGGAACCGGCAGTGTTCATGCCCAGTTCGTCGTGCATGATCCCGGCCACACCCTGCTGAACTCAACGGAATGGATCGCCAATGTCAAGAAATGGGTTACACAAATCAATGAAATGATCGATGCCCAGGAACTGCGGCTCGGCCTGCAAAAGATCGACCAGTTGAAGGAACTCAAATCATTGAAAGAGCTTGCCGACCTGCTGGACGACGTAGCCTGCCTGAGCAGCGACTACAGCTTTTACCTGAACGTAGGATCGAATTACCACTGCCTGAAATTTCTCAACTTTCAGCGTGTGACCGTCAATCTGAGCCTGAGTACCGACCTGCTGTTCAAGGTGGCCACCGTGACCAGTTACTTCTCGATGAACTCGGAAGGGCGCATGTCCTTTATCGAGCAGGTGAAGGAATCGGTGGAAAAAGCCGCCGAAGAGATGCGTGAGTTTAACGAATCCGTGCGTTCCACGGTCATTTACAAATCCATGAAGGGGCATAACCGGAAGACCTATTACCAGGGACGGTTGGCCGCTTTCACACGACACACCAATTAAAGCGTTATGAATCAAGATAATTTTCTCTGGGGACTTCAGATCACGGACGGTCTGACGATGGAACTCGTTTCGCAAATGACAGTCATCGCCTTCGGTGTTGGTGTCATCTGCTTTATCTGCAACCTAGCATACAACTATCTCTATCACGGAGCCAGCCAGCTGTTAAGCCCGAATGAGGACAAATTTCCCGACATGATGGAAATCGCCCGTTGCCTGGTACTGTTCTTCTGCCTAAGCATATACACCCCCATCGCCCAAACCATCGTAGGCACGATGGAAGTAATCAACGAAGCCACCTCGCTGACCTCCGAGCGTGCGCAGGAATTTGCCCAGTTCATGGCACAATCAGCCATCGAACAAGGAGAGATGATTGCCGAATACGACAAACACAGCCTCCAGTCGGAGGTAGCAGCCGGAGAAGACAGCACCGGCGCCATGCAGCACGAACTGGATAAAAAGATGGAAGAGGACGAAATGACCGGTGTACGCTCCAGCGTGGAGAAGATTGTGCAGCTGCTCAACCCCGCCAACCTCGCCACCCTTGTGCTTCATGGCATTTCCGCCCTATTGGTAGGAATCATACAAGTAGTCATCTTGGGTATCGGCGTGGTCATTGTCAAGCTACTGGTCATTCTCGGCCCGTTTGTCTTTGCCGTAAGCATGTTGCCGGTCTTTCAGAAACAGTTGAGTATCTGGTTCGGTACGCTCTGCTCCGCCTGTATGGTATTCACCGTCATCAATATTCTGAACCAAATCATATGGCAGACCTTCAAGGCCATCTATACGGAAAGTGCCGACATGGTGGACGCAGCTACGCAGCAGATACAATATTTAGGAATGGATCTCGCCCTGATTGGTGCTTATTGCAGCTGTTTCTGGCTATCCTCCAAAATCGTAGGACACAGCGATGCCGGGAAAATCATTTCGAAAACCGTGTCAATCGTCACCACGGCGGCCACCATCGCCCTGATGGGAGGCGCAGCGGCAGGCGGCAAGCTGACCAACGTAGGCGGTGCCGCCTCTATCGGGGCAAGTTTCATAAACGACAACAATAAAAAATAGAACTATGAATCTGATGAAATTCAAAGGAGCAGATGATGCGGTCAAGCTGACTATCCGGCTTTCAGCCGGGTACTGCATCATTCTGACTATCGCTTTTGCCAGCAGTATCATCTTCCTTATCAACAAAATAGAAAAAGCATACGGCCAGGCTCTCGTCATCGACAGGCAGGGAGAAGTCTATGAGGCAAGCAGCCTGTCTGCCAGCGATATGCGGCAATACGAATACATGAACCATGTAAAGACCTTCGTAACCCACTGGTATGCCTTTGACGAGAGCAGCTACGAGAAGAACATTTCGCTTGCGCTCAACCTCATAGGCAACAAGGGGAAGGAGCTGTTGAACGAGTACAACGATGTGAATATGCTGAACTCACTCATACAAAAGAATATCCGTTACGGGGTACGCATCAAGGATGTAGAGATTAACACACAAACGATACCCGTTTCCGGAAAGATAATCTTCACGCAGACCGGGTACCGGGCACGGGGAAGCATCTCACGTAATATCGAAGCGGAGTTCACCATCTATGATATGCTGTCCCGCAGCGAGGAAAATGCGCACGGAGCCAAGATAGAAGATTGGATTGTCCGCTATTCCGAACCCGTGGAAAGCAACGGCACCAACACATCGCAGGCAGCTTCTCCGGGCAAGAATGAAAACCAGTCAGAAACCTCTAAACCAACCGACCATGGAACCGAATAAACTTATCAAAGACAAGAACAAGCTGTTGATGGCCATCCCGGTAATCCTGGGCATCCTCTTCCTTTATGTATTCTTCATCCGTGAGGACGGGAACGTGCCGTCAGGGAGTGACAGACAGGCCGCCTCGCAAGCCTTTTTGGAACCACAGTCGGAAATGGCCGACAAGGTGAACGACAAGATGGAAGCCTATAAGCAGGACAAACTGGAAGAGCAGGAGAAGGCACGCATCCTGAAAGAGTCTCAGGTCAAAGGATCTGATTTTTACTTCGAGCTGCAAAACCAGCAGGAGCGGTATGACCGTGCCACACTGGAGCGCATCCGCCGTATGCAGAACGATCCGTACAGCGAAGTCATGGCAGAATACGGAGGTGGCCGGAACGGACGCTTCTCTCAT
This window of the Bacteroides zhangwenhongii genome carries:
- a CDS encoding TraG family conjugative transposon ATPase — protein: MIGIIILISLLICALCLLIALLYIRQTEIEVKDKSVDLESVLPIQTITENAVINGNGDITVGYRLLLPEVFTLSESEAQYIHERLEALLKLLPAGTVIHQQNFYYTGRYHHAEYSSNALIAENNRHFNGKEILNSYTNLYVTFTNGSRNGKIRKSASGTSLMRKLHYPFKQPYKEYQQRLTEMEAFLMNFENGLSSIQQFEIRKMDDTELNNAIYDYVNLSYETPENDATQKSVNPMAVSESGSMKIGQQHVSILSLTNEGEHLQELAVPHTGKSKAYGGNIEIPDSIRSKCSMLYPVGLGLPFNHIVNIVIEITDPDATVTAIGAEKDALNYITNFYPPAAEKQREQAAFCDEITQFDYQTAYTAFNVVLNDTDRTSLMRKTALVQQGFSFMNQSSCYVENAELCNLFFCNIPGNARANYRGFVNTTKQAICYLQKEGMYLSDEKGHIYHDRFGTPAKINLWDYPALNNKNRIVIGPSGSGKSFWLNNYILQSYELGRDVMIIDIGGSYRSMIALNRGKYFDSTEQKKFAFNPFLCDRDKNGKYLYIDTTDAESADDQIKTIVAIISYIWKVREPMLPAENAILRKSVIGFYDYVNNSSIGEKHERIFPTLITYRAYLKEVFSKRMTEFEKQKFEIEELLLLLEPYTDGELSFLLNATENVDIVHDRLIAFDMEDASKKEYFPLVAIITLQMIVDKIKKRQGFAKELIIDEALDFLQDEKFGDFIAYLYRTFRKKEGSITLAAQNILFLKNMPSSIKDSIIINCATKIILDHSEHRQNLPEVKAVLSITDEEAYMIESLQRTERWREFFIKMSNDAFIFRNEVSDFAAVAFDSRQATVVRLKQLFNESGSTYTAINRYLEERRKKYG